The Borrelia sp. HM sequence AAAAGCAAAAGAAAAAGATAAAATTATCTTACAAAAAACAGGACTTGTATTAGATTCTTACTTTAGCGGTACAAAAATAAAATGGATATTAGACAATGTTGCAGGAGCAAGAGAATGCGCGGCAAAAGGAGAACTATGTTTTGGAACAATAGACAGCTGGATAATCTGGAATCTTACTAAAGGTAAATTACATATTACAGATTATTCTAACGCATCAAGAACTATTCTTTTCAATATTAAATCACTTGAATGGGATGATGAGCTACTACAAATATTAGATATCCCAAAATCAATTTTACCTACAGTTAAACAAAGTTCTGAGATATATGGTAAAACTGATGCTTCCATATTAGGAACAGAAGTCATTATTTCAGGAATTTCAGGAGACCAGTTTGCAGCAACATTTGGACAAGCATGTCTTCAAAAAGGAATGGCTAAAAATACATATGGAACTGGATGCTTTTTAACCGTCAATATAGGACAAAAAGCTATTATTAATAATAAACAAAAAATTTTAACATCAATTGCATGGGCTAAACAAAATATAATGACGTATGTTTTTGAGGGAAGTGTTTTTATTGGAGGGGCTGTAATTCAATGGTTGAGAGACAATTTAGAACTATTTAGAAAAAGTGCTGATTCAGAGGCACTAGCCGCTTCAGTAAATGATAATGGAGGTATTTATTTCGTACCGGCATTTGTAGGACTTGGAACACCTCATTGGGATTCTTACGCTAGAGGAATGATTATTGGGATTACACGAAGCTCAACAAAACAACATATAACAAGGGCTGCTCTTGAAAGCATTGCCCTGCAAAGCTTTGACGTACTAACTGAAATGAAAAACTCCATTCAAGGATTTACAATCAAAGAATTAAGAGTTGATGGAGGAGCTAGCACAAATAATATGCTTATGCAATTCCAAGCTGATATTCTACAATGCAATGTTGTTAGACCAAAAATAACTGAAACTACTGCTCTTGGCGCAGCTTATCTGGCAGGACTTGCTGTTGGATACTGGACAAGTGTCCAAGAAATTACAAACCTTTGGAAATCAGGTAAAATATTTGAACCTTCCATGGAAAAAAGCAAACGAGAAGATATAATTTATAACTGGAATAAAGCAATTGAAAGAGCAAAGGCTTGGATTCAATAATATTTAATACATGCAATGGAGATATTTAATTATGAAAAAATTGTTTGATTTTCTAAAACCAGAACCTCATATGAAAAATCAAGTAAATAAAAAAATACAAGATTCCCTATATAGAAAACTAAGACTTCAAATATTCATTTCAATCTTTATTGGATATGCTGGATTCTATTTAACAAGAAAAATCTTTGCTTTCATTATGCCAGAACTTGAAAAAGAAGGTTTCAGCAAAGGTCAATTAGGAATAATTTTATCTGGAGTTTCAATTGCATATGGATTTTCTAAATTTATTATGGGAAATGTATCGGATCGAAGTAATCCTAGATATTTTTTAACATTAGGACTATTCCTTACAGCAGTAATTACCATTATATTTGGATTATTTCCATGGAACTTAATTAGCACTAAAAATGCAATAATATTAATGTTCATTTTAATGTTTGCAAATGGATGGGTTCAAGGAATGGGATGGCCTGCATGTGGACGAACTATAGTCCACTGGTGGTCCAAAAAAGAAAGGGGCATCACTGTTGCCACTTGGAACTTAGCTCACAATATAGGCGGAGGAACAACTGGAATCATATCTTCTTGGGCTTTGCTCCACTTTCAAGAATGGCAAGCCATACTTTATGTACCAGCAGGAATAGTAATAGGCATTGCAATATTTGTTTTAATGACACTAAGAGATACGCCTCAATCTGTAGGCTTACCGCCAATTGAAGAATACAAAAATGATTATCCTGATAACTATACAGACAATGCAGAAAAAGAACTCAGCACAAAAGAAATATTTGTCAACCATGTCTTTAATAACAAACTGCTATGGTATATAGCTATTGCTAATGCTTTCATATATTTTATAAGATACGGTGTTCTAGACTGGGCACCATCATATCTTTTACAAGTAAAACACTTTTCTATAAAAGATTCAGGATGGGCATATTCTCTTTATGAATTTTCAGCTATTCCTGGAACAATAATTTGCGGATGGATGTCTGATAAAATTTTTAAAGGAAGAAGATCAGAAACCGGAATAATTTTCATCACTGCTACTCTTATTACAATATTTATATATTGGCAGTTACCAGAAAATAATCCAACATTGACAATTATTCTATTAGCAATAATAGGATTTTTAATCTACGGTCCTGTTATGCTAATTGGTCTTCATGCCCTTGACCTTGTACCAAAAAAAGCTGCAGGCACAGCAGCGGGATTTACAGGACTATTTGGATATATAGGGGGTTCTGTTACTGCCAGCGCCATTACGGGCTTTGTATTGCAATACTTTAGCTGGGACACATATTTTTATCTATTAATAGCTTCATGTATATTTGCAATAATATTTATAAGTCTAACTTTGAAGAAAGAGAAAAAATTAATGACATTTAATCAAATACAATAGAATTTATCTAAAAATAGAAGGCTAATAAATATGTTATATAATTTGTTAATTATATAATATAAGGAGTTAAATATGAAATTAAAACTATTAATACTTACAATTAATATATTTTTCATAATTTCATGCTTTAATGAAAAAATGAGTAAAAATAAAAAATCACCATTAGTTATAGCTCACAGAGGTGCTAGCGGATACCTTCCAGAACATACTTTAGAATCTAAAGCATACGCTTATGCCTTAGGAGCTGATTATTTAGAACAAGACATAGTGCTAACAAAGGACAATATTCCTGTTATAATGCATGATCCAGAACTTGACACAACCACAAATGTTAAACAACTATTTCCTAACCGAGCTAGAGAAAACGGGCGATATTACTCTACCGACTTTACACTAACTGAACTTAAATCACTAAGTATTAGTGAAAGATTTAATCCTGAAAATCAAAAACCAATATATCCTAGCCGTTTTCCACTAAATGAATACAATTTTAAAATTCCAACATTAGAAGAAGAAATACAATTTATACAAGGACTAAATAAAAGCACAGGAAAAAATGTCGGAATTTACCCTGAAATTAAAAAACCCTTCTGGCATAAACAACAAGGTAAAGATATTTCTAAAATCGTAATAGAAATTTTAAATAAATATGGATACAAATCAAAAGAAGATAAGATTTATCTACAAACATTTGACTTTGATGAATTAAAAAGAATCAGGAACGAACTTGGATACCAAGGAAAATTAATAATGCTTATTGGAGAAAATAACTGGAACGAAGCCCCAACAGACTATGAATATATCAAATCAGAAGAAGGTATGGCTGAAGTTGCAAAGTATTCTGACGGAATTGGAGCTTGGATGTCCCAAATTATCATTGATGGTAAAATAACAGAACTTACAAGTTTAGCTCATAAATATAATATAGAAGTTCATCCTTACACATTTAGGATAGATGAATTACCTTCATATGTTAACAATGCACATGAACTACTAGATTTATTATTCAATAAAGCAAAAGTAGATGGCATATTTACAGATTTCACTGACATAGTAGTGAATTTCATAAAAAAATAAAACCATCGATTTTAATAAGGAGAATATTTAATTCTTATGAGTAAAAATAAAACAAAAGAATTACAAGATCTTGATAAACAAGATTTTGACTTAATAATAATTGGGGGAGGAGCAACTGGCCTTGGCATTGGAATAGACTCAATTACAAGAGGATATAAAACTTTACTCGTTGAAAAATTTGACTATGCAAAAGGCACCTCTTCTAGATCGACTAAACTAATACATGGAGGTGTAAGATACTTAGCTCAATTTAATTTATCCTTAGTAAAAGAAGCATTATATGAGAAGGCTCTACTTGAAAAAAATGCACCTCATCTAGTTAAAAAGCTTGAATTTATTATACCCATATACAATATCTTTAGTATTCCCTACTACTATCTTGGCTTGAGTTGGTACTATAAACTTCTTGGAAAATATAAAGAAGCTAAGTATAAAACAAAGTTATTATCAAAATCCAAGACAATAAAAAAAATGCCAAATATTAAAACTAAAGGTCTTAAATGCTCTGTTTTGTACTATGACAATTCATTTGATGATTCAAGAATGGCAATAAGCATGTTTAGAACTTTTACTGAAAAAGGAGGGTTGGCATTCAATTATACAGAACTTATAAGTTTCACAAAAAAAAATGGAAAAATATCAGGTGCCATTATCAAAGATAAACTAAGTGGTAAACAAATTATCATTAATAGTAAATGTATAATAAATGCAACAGGAATCTTTTCAGATGAAATTAGAAAATTAGATGATCCCAATACAACTAACATTATAAAACCTTCCCAAGGAACACATATAGTAATTAACAAAGATAAATTAAATACAGAATGCGCAATGGTTATACCTAAAACAAGTGATAATAGAATTTTATTTTCTGTACCTTGGTATAATGGTATTATTTGTGGAAGTACAGATGTTTCAATAGACAAAATTGAGGAAGAACCCAAAAGTCTAGAAAGTGAAATTGAATTTATAATAAATACCATAAATAATTACCTAAATATTAAAATAAATAAAAATGATATTTTAAGTATTTATGCAGGAATTAGACCTCTCATCGCAAGTCCTAAAAAGATAAAACACACCTCAAAAATATCAAGAAACGAAAAAATATTCGTATCAGATTCAAATCTTATTACAATTGCCGGAGGCAAATATACGACTTACAGAAAGATGGCTGAAAAAGTCTTAAAAAGAGCAATCGAAGAAAAACTACTACCTGAATCAATCTCTATAACAGAAAATTTAAAACTACACGGATACATAGACAAAGAGGAAGCACTTAAAATACCTGAACACTTTCGAACTTATGGAAATGATTTTCAATACTTAAGAAAAATGCAAGAATTCAACAATAAGATTCATAAAAACTTGCCATTAAATACTGCTCAAATAACCTTTGCTATTCAATTTGAGCAAGCAAAAACTATTGAAGATATCTTATCAAGAAGAACAAGATCGCTATTATTAAACGCAAAAGCCACAATTGAAGCTGCACCAAAGGTTGCTGAGATTATGATGCATAAACTTGGTAAATCAGAAGAATGGAAAAATGAACAACTAAAAAGCTTTAAAGAAATAGCAGAAAAATATTTAGTTTAATTAAGTGAGGATACAATGTAATCCTCCTATTAAAAATAATCCCATACATTATAAAATTTATTTTGAATATGTATAATCTAATTATTTAATATCAAATTTAAAAATCAAATATCAATTTAAAATCATCTACCTTAGCAAATTAACAAGTAATCCTTGAATTTCCTCAAGACTACTTAAAAGTTTAATCTGAGAAATTTGATTTTGCAAAACAGAATAAGCAAGCTTATCAAGCTTTTCATTAATAATTCTAATAATGGAATATTTAGGTCTTTTTATTGCTCCATTACTTCCACCTTTTTGTTCTTTAATAGAAATAGAAGATGACAAAATAATAGATAAAAATTCCCCTATAGTTTTTTTATAAAAAATCACATTTTGACGAGAAGGTTCACTTAATAGTTTTTCACCAAAATCATTAATATCATCTAGCATATCTTTAATTAATTCAAGATTAAATTCACCATTCTCAAGTAAGATAAAAGGTTTATCTTGTCTGACAACCTCAGATTTAAATATAGAAGAAAAAATACCTAACCTGTTAGTAGTAACCTTCTTTTTAGAGGCCTTATAATCCTTTGAATCAAGATTTAAGGCTCCTGCGACTAAGTTATTAATCTTCATCTATCTTGCTGCTTATACCATTAAATAAATAATTATCACTATCATCTGTAATGACATCCTTAGATATTTTCTTACTATCCATTCCCTTATTAACTTCAATTAAAATATCTTCATTAACTTTATAAGAACCAGTATAAATTAACACATCTTTTTCAGCAAAACTAAGATTTTCAATGCCAATATTCATATATCCATCAATAATAGCACCCTCTTCAACCTCAATAGACTGACATGAAATATTTCCAATAATACATCCTGATTGAAAAACTTTAATTTTTTTGCTAGCACAAACATTTCCAAGAACAATTCCAGAAACAACAATCTCATTTGCATTAATATTTGACTTAATGCGTCCTGTTTCTCCAATTATAACCCTCTTTGTAGAACTAATGGTTCCTAAAAAATCACCATCAATCCTAATAAAATTATTTGAAACAATTTCTCCTTTAAAAAAATCATCTTTTCCAATAATTGTTTTTATCTCTGCGAAAATAAAAGATGATGAAAATTTCTTATTCTTATTATCTTTTTTCATACTTAAAAGATTAAGCATTTATTTTGAAGCCCCCACTGCCAAATTTAAATACATATCAGGATTTACAACCTGAGACCCTATACGAATCTCATAATGAAGATGTGGACCTGTTGAATATCCTGTTTGACCAAGTAAACCAATCACTTGACCTTTTTTAACATAAGAACCCTTAGTAATATTTAAACGAGACATATGAGCATAAAGAGTGGAGAGTCCATATTTATGTTTAATTTGAATAAAATTACCATAACCTGTTCCTTGGTAACTAGCCCTAACAACCTCACCATTAGCAGCTGCGACAATAGCCGTTCCAATCCTTACTCCTGCAAGATCTATTCCTTTATGGATATACCATTGCCTAGTAAAAGGCTCAATAGCAGGTCCAAAGTGCAAAGAAACAACACCATTACCTTTAGAAATCGGCCAAAGCGAAGGAATATCATTTAATAATTTATTTTGGGAATGAAGTAATTTCACTATACTATTAAGAGGAGAAATTGACCTTTCTATTGTATGCTTAACATTTTTAAGATCATTTAACTCTTTAAGTGCATTAGCTTCTAGCAATTGCAAATCAATAAAATCTGCAAAGTCTCCTTCTAATTTATCGCGATTTAAATTAGTATTATTCTCATTGATTTTTAAAGAAGTACTAAGTTCATCTAGAACTTTAGAAAAGTTACTAGCAACAGAATTAATTTCTACAACAGTATTTCTAAAATATTCAATCTCAGATTCTGCAAGCGCATAACTCTTTTCAGTAGAATTAACAATCGATTTAAGAGTAACATAATTAACAGCAAGCAAAACAAACCCTATAAAGATAAAAAGAAAAAATAAAAAAAATAAAAATAAAGTCAAAAAAGAAATCTTTATATTTCTAACATCCCCTTTAACATGAGGAATAATCATAAAGCTAACGTTTTGCCTGAAAAAAGAATAAATATTATTTAAAAGTTTAAAAAAATAACCAAAACTTGAAAGAAAGATCTTATCTAATCTCTTAAAAAAAGATATGATTTTGAATCCTCTCTTTTTTATCATAATAAACCCCTCAGCACATATACTGACTAATAAAAAAAGTCTTTAATACTTAAAAACCATTTTAAACCCACAAATTAATATTTACAACACTTTTTATAAATGATAGCATTATCAATACAATAAAAATACAAAAATAAAAGTAAATGATTTATTATTATATACAATGAAAACATTATTCTTTGCAACTACTAATATAAATAAAATAAATGAAGTAAAGCAAATTTTAGATATCCCCAATATAAAAATAGAAATTCCTAAAAATTTTAATGTACAAGAGACAGGTAAAACTTTTAAAGAAAATTCTCTGCTCAAAGCAAAAACTTTATTTGAACTATTAGATAGGAAACAACCTGTTTTTAGCGAAGATTCGGGATTATGCATAGAAGCATTAGATTTTGAGCCTGGAATTTATTCTAAAAGATATGACCAACATAAATTAGGAAAAAAATTAGGAACCAATGAAAAAAATCAGCTTATTATAGATTTAATGAAAAATAAAAAAAATAGAACTGCATATTTCATATGTGTAGTCAGTCATATTTCAATCAATGGAACTATAACTAATTTTAAAGGTGCCTTTAGCGGAACAATTGCTATGGATATTAATCATTATAAAAAGAATGGATTTGGATATGACCCAATATTTTTAACTACAAATAATAAAAGACTTAGTGAATTAAGTCTTTCAGAAAAAAATAAAATATCCCATAGAGGAATAGCATTCAGCAAATTTAAAAATTTTTTAATGAAATCTTTAGATTAATACCATAAAAATAAATTGTAACAATTTAATACAAATCAAATTTTTCCATTAATTTGTAAAATCGAAAGTAAACATTTAAAATAATTATTGTTTACAGTTACAATTTATGTCATATCAAATTCAAGGAGAAAGTTTAATGATAGACAGAATCAACATAAATGAAAATGACAAATGGGATTTATCTTCTCTATTTAACAATGACAACGAATACAGGGAAACAGTCAAAAAAATAAAATCAAAACTTCAAAACTTCAAAAAATATGAAAAATTAGATTTCGATCCAAATATCTTTAAGCAAGCATTAAATGATTATTATACAATAGAAGAAGAACTTGAGAGAACAACATATTACACACATATTCAACTGGCAACAGATGTCACCAATCAAATTTCAAACGAACTTAGAGCAATTAATGTCAACTTAGAAACATATGCATCAAATATTACAGCATTTTTTATTCCAAAAATCTTAAAAATAGATACAAAACAAGTCAAAGAATGGCTTGAAGATATAGAAATCAAAAATCACAAAATAGCAATTGAAAAAATATTAAGACACAAAGAACATATCTTAAATGAAGGCGAAGAAAAGATATTAGCTAACTATACATCTCTTCATTCATCTTATGAAGATATATTCTCTGCATTAACAAATGCAGACATGGAATTTGGAAAAATCGATGGCAAACCATTAACAAATACTACTTACAATTTATTTCTTCAAAATGAGAATCAAGAAATACGAAGAGAAGCATTTTTAAAATTTTATCAAGTATATAAAAAACATGAAAATACATTAGCTAACCTACTAATTGCTAATATAAATCAAAATAAATTCTTGGCCAAAACAAGAAAATTTGAAAATACTATATCAATGCAACTTTTTCAAAATAATATTGATACTAAGATTTATACAAACTTAATTGAAACAGTTAATGAAAACTTATTTGTACTTCATGAATATTACGAATTTAGAAGACATATACTAAAACAAGAATATCTTAACCATTACGATGTTTATGTTCCCTTAACAAGGGATATTAAATTCAAACACTCCTTTAAAGAAGCATGTGACAAAATTTTAAAATCACTAGAAATACTAGGCGATGAGTATACCGAAATACTAAGAAAAGGACTATTTGAAGAACGTTGGGTTGATAAATATGAAAATAAAGGAAAAACGGCAGGGGCTTTTAGTGCAGGTTCATACAACAGCAAACCCTACATATTAATGAATTAT is a genomic window containing:
- the pepF gene encoding oligoendopeptidase F, producing MIDRININENDKWDLSSLFNNDNEYRETVKKIKSKLQNFKKYEKLDFDPNIFKQALNDYYTIEEELERTTYYTHIQLATDVTNQISNELRAINVNLETYASNITAFFIPKILKIDTKQVKEWLEDIEIKNHKIAIEKILRHKEHILNEGEEKILANYTSLHSSYEDIFSALTNADMEFGKIDGKPLTNTTYNLFLQNENQEIRREAFLKFYQVYKKHENTLANLLIANINQNKFLAKTRKFENTISMQLFQNNIDTKIYTNLIETVNENLFVLHEYYEFRRHILKQEYLNHYDVYVPLTRDIKFKHSFKEACDKILKSLEILGDEYTEILRKGLFEERWVDKYENKGKTAGAFSAGSYNSKPYILMNYKDESIRDMFTLAHEAGHSMHSYFSIKNNPFPQYQYSIFEAEIASTLNEQILAEYLLKNENDNEKIKYIKLNQIDDLLATFFRQTMFAEFEYAIHDMINKNEPVVKETIKTMYLNLLKKYFGPSLKFKEESSLECFRIPHFYSPFYVYQYATGITAALLIYKNIKEDKKDTIKNYIEFLKTGGSKYPLESLKVTGVDLSLKSTIKNTIDIFKERLEDVKKLFSITIKE
- a CDS encoding glycerol-3-phosphate dehydrogenase/oxidase — protein: MSKNKTKELQDLDKQDFDLIIIGGGATGLGIGIDSITRGYKTLLVEKFDYAKGTSSRSTKLIHGGVRYLAQFNLSLVKEALYEKALLEKNAPHLVKKLEFIIPIYNIFSIPYYYLGLSWYYKLLGKYKEAKYKTKLLSKSKTIKKMPNIKTKGLKCSVLYYDNSFDDSRMAISMFRTFTEKGGLAFNYTELISFTKKNGKISGAIIKDKLSGKQIIINSKCIINATGIFSDEIRKLDDPNTTNIIKPSQGTHIVINKDKLNTECAMVIPKTSDNRILFSVPWYNGIICGSTDVSIDKIEEEPKSLESEIEFIINTINNYLNIKINKNDILSIYAGIRPLIASPKKIKHTSKISRNEKIFVSDSNLITIAGGKYTTYRKMAEKVLKRAIEEKLLPESISITENLKLHGYIDKEEALKIPEHFRTYGNDFQYLRKMQEFNNKIHKNLPLNTAQITFAIQFEQAKTIEDILSRRTRSLLLNAKATIEAAPKVAEIMMHKLGKSEEWKNEQLKSFKEIAEKYLV
- the glpK gene encoding glycerol kinase GlpK, which gives rise to MKYILSIDQGTTSSRAIIFDKNANIKGLAQKEFSQIYPYPSWVEHNPNEIWSSQLGVITEALANARAFPNEIAAIGITNQRETTIIWNRHTGSPIYNAIVWQDRRTAQFCEELKAKEKDKIILQKTGLVLDSYFSGTKIKWILDNVAGARECAAKGELCFGTIDSWIIWNLTKGKLHITDYSNASRTILFNIKSLEWDDELLQILDIPKSILPTVKQSSEIYGKTDASILGTEVIISGISGDQFAATFGQACLQKGMAKNTYGTGCFLTVNIGQKAIINNKQKILTSIAWAKQNIMTYVFEGSVFIGGAVIQWLRDNLELFRKSADSEALAASVNDNGGIYFVPAFVGLGTPHWDSYARGMIIGITRSSTKQHITRAALESIALQSFDVLTEMKNSIQGFTIKELRVDGGASTNNMLMQFQADILQCNVVRPKITETTALGAAYLAGLAVGYWTSVQEITNLWKSGKIFEPSMEKSKREDIIYNWNKAIERAKAWIQ
- the rdgB gene encoding RdgB/HAM1 family non-canonical purine NTP pyrophosphatase, coding for MKTLFFATTNINKINEVKQILDIPNIKIEIPKNFNVQETGKTFKENSLLKAKTLFELLDRKQPVFSEDSGLCIEALDFEPGIYSKRYDQHKLGKKLGTNEKNQLIIDLMKNKKNRTAYFICVVSHISINGTITNFKGAFSGTIAMDINHYKKNGFGYDPIFLTTNNKRLSELSLSEKNKISHRGIAFSKFKNFLMKSLD
- a CDS encoding polymer-forming cytoskeletal protein, with protein sequence MLNLLSMKKDNKNKKFSSSFIFAEIKTIIGKDDFFKGEIVSNNFIRIDGDFLGTISSTKRVIIGETGRIKSNINANEIVVSGIVLGNVCASKKIKVFQSGCIIGNISCQSIEVEEGAIIDGYMNIGIENLSFAEKDVLIYTGSYKVNEDILIEVNKGMDSKKISKDVITDDSDNYLFNGISSKIDED
- a CDS encoding M23 family metallopeptidase, giving the protein MIKKRGFKIISFFKRLDKIFLSSFGYFFKLLNNIYSFFRQNVSFMIIPHVKGDVRNIKISFLTLFLFFLFFLFIFIGFVLLAVNYVTLKSIVNSTEKSYALAESEIEYFRNTVVEINSVASNFSKVLDELSTSLKINENNTNLNRDKLEGDFADFIDLQLLEANALKELNDLKNVKHTIERSISPLNSIVKLLHSQNKLLNDIPSLWPISKGNGVVSLHFGPAIEPFTRQWYIHKGIDLAGVRIGTAIVAAANGEVVRASYQGTGYGNFIQIKHKYGLSTLYAHMSRLNITKGSYVKKGQVIGLLGQTGYSTGPHLHYEIRIGSQVVNPDMYLNLAVGASK
- a CDS encoding DUF327 family protein; the protein is MKINNLVAGALNLDSKDYKASKKKVTTNRLGIFSSIFKSEVVRQDKPFILLENGEFNLELIKDMLDDINDFGEKLLSEPSRQNVIFYKKTIGEFLSIILSSSISIKEQKGGSNGAIKRPKYSIIRIINEKLDKLAYSVLQNQISQIKLLSSLEEIQGLLVNLLR
- the glpQ gene encoding glycerophosphodiester phosphodiesterase, which produces MKLKLLILTINIFFIISCFNEKMSKNKKSPLVIAHRGASGYLPEHTLESKAYAYALGADYLEQDIVLTKDNIPVIMHDPELDTTTNVKQLFPNRARENGRYYSTDFTLTELKSLSISERFNPENQKPIYPSRFPLNEYNFKIPTLEEEIQFIQGLNKSTGKNVGIYPEIKKPFWHKQQGKDISKIVIEILNKYGYKSKEDKIYLQTFDFDELKRIRNELGYQGKLIMLIGENNWNEAPTDYEYIKSEEGMAEVAKYSDGIGAWMSQIIIDGKITELTSLAHKYNIEVHPYTFRIDELPSYVNNAHELLDLLFNKAKVDGIFTDFTDIVVNFIKK
- the glpT gene encoding glycerol-3-phosphate transporter; this encodes MKKLFDFLKPEPHMKNQVNKKIQDSLYRKLRLQIFISIFIGYAGFYLTRKIFAFIMPELEKEGFSKGQLGIILSGVSIAYGFSKFIMGNVSDRSNPRYFLTLGLFLTAVITIIFGLFPWNLISTKNAIILMFILMFANGWVQGMGWPACGRTIVHWWSKKERGITVATWNLAHNIGGGTTGIISSWALLHFQEWQAILYVPAGIVIGIAIFVLMTLRDTPQSVGLPPIEEYKNDYPDNYTDNAEKELSTKEIFVNHVFNNKLLWYIAIANAFIYFIRYGVLDWAPSYLLQVKHFSIKDSGWAYSLYEFSAIPGTIICGWMSDKIFKGRRSETGIIFITATLITIFIYWQLPENNPTLTIILLAIIGFLIYGPVMLIGLHALDLVPKKAAGTAAGFTGLFGYIGGSVTASAITGFVLQYFSWDTYFYLLIASCIFAIIFISLTLKKEKKLMTFNQIQ